Within Odontesthes bonariensis isolate fOdoBon6 chromosome 16, fOdoBon6.hap1, whole genome shotgun sequence, the genomic segment GAAAGTTAGAGGCAATAATAATAGATAATCACAATAGATTTTAAGAggacttgtaaaaaaaatgctcctttTTTAAACTCAACTAAATTTAGCTTCTGCCTATAGAGAGTGAAACCGAAGACAAAAGCCGTCTTTCCCTTCTCCCTTTGGTAAGAGTAAGAGAGAATGGAGACATTTGTTAAAGCTAATGATATCTTACAGAGGTAATGTAGTTTTAAATGAATTCAGAATGATTTCTTTTACTGATCATGTGACCAGAATTCACTTTCAGATATATGACCCTGGAGCAGACTGTCCCCTGAGATGGATTTTTTAATATTGTCAGTATAGTTCAGTCTCGATACCAAAAAGTGAGAAACTTAACTCCCGAATGAGGAAAAAAGAAGGTGTGGATTGAATTATCATCCAAGTAAGATCTTAATGATCTCCCAAAGAAAACCTTCACCAACTAATTTTACTTGAATATGCGCTTTGATATCGACTGGCGGCTGATTTTCAGTGAAAAAAACCTGCCAGTGAGGAGAGCGAGTTCCAACAGTTTGTAATCTTCAGgtgctgctgctgtgcattaacCAGCAGAAAATCCCAGAGACAGACTAATCAAAAGTGAATAATTCTGTGGATGTGTTGTGTATGGATGCCGTGGGAGCGGCGACCATAAAGGATGTAAACACAGCATCATCTAGTGGCCGCCAAGGGCTGCACATGGGACAGAGACCAGGAAGCTGGAAAAATGACTAATGCTGTTACTACGAAGTTAGAGTTTTATTATCAGTGACTTAATATACACGGTCACATTTAAACATttgtataaaaagaaaaaatattcattTCCAAATAATACATACCTGAATATTAGGTTAATACCAAAAAGTGTAAACATGACAACACTATAGCCAACAATCCCTGTGGCATAGCTGATCTTGTACAGAAGGAGGAACCACTTGTACACCAACCTACAATTAAAAAGAACATGTTAAATTTAATCATTATGCGGTTTGTTAGGCACAGGTTCAAGCTCAACTTATGGAAAGCAAGATCCAACAATGGAAACACCATTTTTGGTAGGAAGTAGTCATGTTAGGGTTGATCAGTTTAGGTATAAAGGCTTTACCTTGGCGTGGTGCAGGCCAGTGGCTTGCGTGTAGCACGGAAGGAGATGTAGGCTGTGATGACAGAGAAGATGAACCATGTGGTCAGGAACCTCCACCAATGAAGTTTTGTTGTAAAGTAGAGAGGAACCACCCACATCTGGAACAGAGTCACCAGCTAAAAGACAGCAGAGTGTGCATTTTAGAAAATGTTTGTGCAACAGGCTTTAAAACTCAAATTAATACAAACTCCTACCAACAAGCATAATGCAAAAAACAGAGAATATAAGCGACATAATTGCATATTTTAAACAGTTTAGGACAGCTATCCTTTTTCTAAACAGGCTTAATTCCATTCGGGGTCGCGGCGGCTGGAGCCTaccccagctgccattgggcaagaggcggagtacaccctggatgggtcGTCAGGGTCAAACAGCCACAtaagctcacactcactcctactgACAATTTGGAGTCACCaaataacctaacatgcatgtttttgaacggtgggaggaagccggaataCCCAGAGAACATGCAAGCTCCTCAGACGGGATTTACAGCAAAAATCCTCTtgttgtgaggcaacagtgctaataACCGTACCACTGAACATCCCTAATTTAGGACAATacaaaaaacatttctctttattTAAGAAAGTAAAAGTGGCTACAGTCACCTGCTGCCACATGGATTGAAATTAAAGTAAATGCAACTTAAAGATGGAACATCTGTATCATAATAAGTTCCATCCTTTCCCTTCCCCATCACTACAAACACACACGTATAGAGTCTGtgctcaaaacaaacagccttcACAGTATTTTGCTTCCACACTTGAACACAGAACTTACATTATAAGACTTTGCATGTCTCTGTTTCCACTGCACAAGGACTAGCTGGGCGACCACCAGGGTGACGATGAGGATCAGCACCATCTCTGCGTGCATGGCCTCGTGGCCTTTGTGTTTGGCATGCATTTTTGCATGCTCCACCCTGTGGACAAAAACACATATAATGAGATAATCATACACGACGAGGAGCCAGATGATCAGTTTATAGCAAAATACAACAGGTGTGTCTTTGAGTATactacacacacaagcacattaCACGCATTAATGTACCGTCACTTTCTAAATTAAACTGCGACACCttgtacaaaaataaatcagagCATATTGTGACTCATTATAAGTGTTTAGTGACCAAAGTAGAAATAAAACCATATatatgaattgaattaaatcctTTGTGTCACACTGTGCTTTGGATGTGTGTGTCCAGGTGTTGCACAAATACTAACCTCCATTTCTCTTCTGGTGAAAGCTTGGACAGATCAAactaaaaggaaaaacaaaggagaCAAAGTAAAGACTGTTACTATTGACAAGTTACCAACTGAACAGCCACACAAAATAATGATGAAGTGACAGCTTGTGAAAAGTATAAAAATGACTAACGtaaaacatttaactttatTTGCAACAAGATGAAGAGCACACGTGAATCACCAGTCAAGGATTTAAGGCTCTTAGGAGTATTTACACAGCTCATTATGTTGCATCTATGCATTCAGGCCATGCTGCCCATTACACCACAAAGAGGACGTACTTCAATAGATTTTAACAGCTGTCTTATGGCACCGTGAGGTGTCTTATTTACTGTAATACCATCTATTTACCATCTAGCTATTAGGTTAGACTTGAAAATTGAAATCAAACAGGAAATGGTATGATTACTTCCTCTGACACGCCACTGAAAGTGCTTAACCTTTAACCCCAATAGCCACATCACCAAAACTTATTGAATTAATCATTCAAATTCTCAGTCATTTCCCAGCGCAATAGGAAATCTATTGAAATGGAAACAAGCGTTTTCATTGACTGATTAatttaaataatatttaaaaaaaaaaaaaaaacgtcacttTGATGAAATAACAGTAGCTACAGatagcttttatttttttagcactTATTAGGGCGATTTTCGCTTGTACTGCTACTTCAATGAACGTTAAGTTCAGTTCAGTGGACAATGCACTTTTTCTGGACACCAATGCTTGGTAACGTTTGCTAAGGTAACCGGTAGCTAGCTGCTTACGGTGTTATCCAACCCATCCGCGAGTGGCGGTGGCTTGTTTGGAAACTAGCTCCAAAGTGGGAGCTGCGCCTGTCTGTTTTATCTGCTAGTGTGACCCATTTCCCTCACCTGGTTCGGTTCGTTGTGATGCTCCAGTCCGTGGTCGTGCTCTACCCCGTCAACCTCCACCTCAAACACCCCGGCCATTTTCGGAGTGTTACTTTACTGTTCCGGGGCCATTGTCATTAGCAGGGGTGGGGCCTAAAGAAAAGGTCACTTCCGGTCCAGGAATGGCTTCGAAATAAAGTTGGAAAATGTAGGTCAAATTGTTAAACTAATCGTTTAAACGTTGTTAGTGCAGAATAGTTTCCGTTCAGCGTTGTCAGTTtttacattaaaaataaatacataattataaATGCATTTGAGGGAAATGGACAGAGGTACTAAATTATAAAGTTTAACTCATTACTATACTTTTATCTGAATTTCTTCTCTAAAAAATGATATATACAGTAATAAATAATTTTTCGAACAAATTAAATTATAGACAAAATATAAGTGCCAACATGGAACATTAAATAAGTATGTTTTTTAAGTGTCAACTAATATCCAACTCGTAACCAACCGTTTGATAATAATTTTACattcaagaaaaaagaaaagaaaaaggtggtATCCCGCCAGATTTAAACCGGAAGAGGGCCGTGCACTGGTTTTGATTGGTTTACAGGTCTGTCAAAgtcttctctgattggctgcacaGCCGGCACTATCGGTCTATGTAGCTTTTGGTTTGTTGGCGCTCTTCGTTTAAGATTCAATATTGTAGTTTCAGCTGTGTATTAACCGGCAATAACAGCGTTGTATCACAGCAGTTGAGTTTATTCGTATCCTGTGTCCAGTTGAGAAGATAAGGCCAACTCCTGCTGTCTGAGAAAACCAGCTGCTTCATTGCCAACATGCATGTGATTAAAcgaggtattgttgctatattttatgtttttgctGTCAAATCATTAACTGCTGAACTGTTGAGGAAAACTCTTGTGCAGTCCTGGAAAACGTCCTAAAAACGTTCCTAAGCCATTATATAGGTCTACAGTATGAAGAAATAACATGCTTGAGTTAACATTTCAGTTTACCTTACATTAAAAATCGcgttttaaatgtaattttgtttctttgtgcGTTGTTTGCGCCGAGGCGTCAAACAAAGACTTCAGTTGTAAAAGGACAAAGCTGCCTGTCTTGATTTGCGGTTTTCGTTGCctattttgtctttattttaaatgcaaTTTTGGACGATCACAGCAACATAGATTTTAATTAGAAGCGACTCAATCAAGACTTTTAAGTGCAGTATGGTGCTTATGTTCATTCTGCCTTTTATGTTCTTATTCCTCGGTTTTGCAAAGTGAAACCTCTGACAAACCTATTTCTACATAAGTATCCAAATGGAGGGTTTTCATGTATGTTTTGACATCTGCTGCATTTGCGCGCGTTCACACCCTTTTGTTGGCATAGAAACCCTTAAGACAGGTGTTTTTGTTGCGGACTTCCTCTTTGAGCTCATTTATCAAGGCTCTAACTTTTATGTTTGACGATTATAGCCATAACAGCCACAACATAATCAGCCACGCAGACATTTTACCTCGCAAATTGTCCTAATAATtatgaaaatgtcatttttgcctttttgtttgtttgtttgtcagaTGGGCGCCATGAGGCAGTTAGTTTTGATAAAATCACATCTCGCATCCAGAAGCTGTGTTATGGACTCAACTGTGACTTCGTGGACCCTGTAAGTTCAAAGCAgcactaaaataaaaaagaaatgcaaaatgtTGGCAGATGACAGTTCAGTGATCATCTAGTTTTTGTAACCCTATTATCTCTGGTTTTGCAGGCCCAGATTACAATGAAGGTGATCCAGGGTCTGTACAGTGGGGTCACCACCGTGGAGCTGGACACCCTGGCTGCAGAAACTGCTGCGACTCTCACCACTAAACATCCTGACTATGCAGTCCTGGCTGCACGGATCGCTGTGTCCAACCTGCATAAGGAAACCAAGAAAGTATTCAGTGGTAAGGACTGCTACCAATTAACTTACTTTATAGATATGACTTCGCATTGAATAAGTAGTACCATCAATGATGGTACTTCATTTAGGATTCTGCTTTCCTCTGGTATGACCGACAGTACATTCAGATTCTGATatattaaatgttttaatatCTATATATGTCACAATGCTTTGTGTTAAATGTATCAGAATGAAGTCAAACAGTCAAATTGTCTTTAACTATAATACATGTTCTGTCCATTGCACTCACATAGATGTGATGGAAGACCTGTACAACTATGTCAACCCCTTCAATAAATGTCACTCACCTATGATCTCCAAGGAGACACTTGACATTGTCCTTGAAAACAAAGCCGTAAGTCACATGTAACGATCTACTTTGTTCTTACTTTGAATTTCAAGAAGATGTAGTTAAGTTTTAACATGCTCTAAGATAATATTCTTTATTCCTTGCAGCGCCTCAACTCATCCATCATTTTTGACAGGGACTTTTCTTACAACTTCTTTGGCTTTAAGGTAACCTGTCGGGTCATTTAACATTCAATGTTTCAAGCCGATAATCAGGATTTTCAACCAAATGTGTCTTTTTGCTCTACAGACACTTGAGCGGTCGTATTTGCTAAAGATCAATGGCAAAGGTGAGTTTCCTCACTTCTTTAAAAGTATGTTAGTGGGTGCAGGTAGTGCAGTTTGAAGCCATGGTGTATGTCACTCTAAAATaacttcatacatttttcattgtttgtttGTAGTTGCTGAGAGACCCCAGCACATGCTGATGAGAGTGGCTGTCGGGATTCATAAGGGAGACACCGATGCAGCCATTGAGACCTACAACCTGCTGTCAGAGAAGTGGTTCACCCATGCTTCTCCTACATTGTTCAATGCAGGCACCAACAGGCCACAGCTGTCCAGGTAAAGGctgtaaagaggaaaaaacaaattaacaaagctCGGATGCTCCCTTTCTTGTTTTGTAATCTAATTTGATTGGATTTTTGCAGTTGTTTCTTGCTGGCCATGAAGGATGATAGCATTGACGGGATTTACGACACACTGAAGCAATGCGCCCTCATCTCCAAATCAGCAGGAGGCATTGGATTGGCAGTGAGCTGTATCAGGGCAACAGGCAGCTATATTGCTGGGGTGAGGAAAAGTCCCAATTCTGGGGAAAATAAAGCTGATGTAGAGGAGCTAAtggtttatttctttatttctatttattgaGAATATACATTCCTTAAAGTCATTTATGCTTTCAGACTAATGGCATGTCCAATGGGCTGGTTCCCATGCTGCGAGTGTACAACAACACAGCACGTTATGTGGACCAGGGTGGCAACAAGGTCAGAAACATTcactaaaacttttatttaagtGCAATAATGATGCATAAAATGTTGCTTAACATTATTATTGCAAGTTTGATGACATGCTTGACTGCATTTGCCTGCTTAGAGACCCGGGGCCTTTGCTGTGTATCTGGAGCCGTGGCATGCAGatgtgtttgactttttggagtTGAAGAAGAACACGGGTAAAGAAGAGCAGAGGGCCAGAGACCTGTTCTTTGCCCTTTGGATCCCGGACCTCTTCATGAAACGAGTGGAAAGCAATCAGGTGAATGCTGAATTTCAAACTTTGGTGCGCCCGCTAAATCTTGAACAAGGACAGGCTTCTCATTCCTCTGGTGTTCTTGTAGGACTGGTCTCTGATGTGTCCCAGTGACTGTCCAGGATTAGAGGAGTGCTGGGGAGAGGAGTTCGAGGAGCTCTACACTCGGTAAGATCAGCGTACCTGTCTCTATTTTTAACAAATGGCTCATTTGTCGGTGATAACCTGTTCCACTTATCCTGTTGGCCTTCAGGTATGAGAAGGAGGGCAGGGTGAAGCGGGTGGTAAAGGCTCAGCAGCTGTGGCACGCCGTCATCGAGTCGCAGATAGAAACTGGCACTCCGTACATGCTCTACAAGGACGCTTGCAACAGAAAGACCAATCAACAAAATCTGGGCACCATCAAATCCAGCAATCTGTGCACGGAAATTGTAGAGTACACAAGCAAAGACGAGGTGAGGGGCAGATAGCGAATATTATCCTGGCACCTACAGATTCTGCCTGCTCTTCTTGTAATATTCAGATCACCCTCATGTTTTCATTCAGCTTTGGTCTTCCTTTAACTCAGGTCGCAGTGTGTAACCTGGCATCCATTGCCCTCAACATGTATGTCACGGCAGAAAAGACATTTGACTTCAAAAAGCTTGCATCTGTTACCAAAGTTATTGTCAAGAACCTGAACAAGATCATTGACATCAACTACTACCCAGTGCCTGAGGTATGGTTTTCTGCCTAGCTTTGCTTCTCCATCAGCCCTGCAGCTGAATCCTTCTGTTAACAAGTAGCTCCTCCATCCTGCCTTACAGGCTGAAAGGTCCAATAAGCGTCACAGGCCAATTGGAATTGGTGTACAAGGTCTGGCTGATGCCTTTATCCTCATGCGCTATCCTTTTGAAAGTCCAGAGGCCCAGTTACTCAACATTCAGATCTTTGAGACCATCTATTACGCTGCCCTGGAGGCCAGCTGTGAGCTGGCAGCAGAATGTGGGGCTTACGAAACCTACACTGGCTCTCCTGTCAGCAAGGGAGTGAGTAGTTTTCACAAATACCTAAAATCCATTCTGAGATACAGATTAGCAGCTTGGGATTATGTGCTGATtatgatattttgtttttacagaacCTGCAGTATGACATGTGGGGCAAAACCCCAACAGATTTGTGGGACTGGAAAGCACTGAAGGAGAAAATAGCCAAGTAAGTCTTCCCTGTTCTTATCATTATACATCTACCTTTTACTGTATGTGGAGACTGCAGTCTTTTCTTTAACTCCACCGCATGTGTCCTCAGGCACGGTGTGAGGAACAGTTTGCTTTTGGCTCCAATGCCCACAGCTTCCACTGCCCAGATTCTTGGTAACAATGAGTCTATTGAGGCGTACACCAGCAACATCTACACTCGCAGGGTGCTCTCAGGAGAGTTTCAGGTCAGTCTGGAAGGCATTTGGTCATTTCTGTCTAGTGTCCATAAAGAGGCTGCTGTTTTTTATGCATTATTTTCTGCCTGTCATTTAGATTGTGAATCCTCACCTGCTTAAGGACCTCACAGAAAGAGGATTGTGGAATGAAGAAATGAAGAACCAGCTGATTGCTCAGAATGGCTCCATCCAGGTAAAGGGTCACTACTCTGAATGCTTCTGTAATGTAAACTGGCTTCTTTTCTGGTGAACAAATGCTTTATAACCTGTCTGACTTCTCAGGAAATAAAAGAGATCCCTGATGACCTGAAGCAGCTGTATAAAACTGTCTGGGAAATCTCCCAGAAGACTGTACTCAAGATGGCAGCAGATCGTGGTGCCTACATTGACCAGAGCCAGTCTCTTAACATTCATATTGCTGAGCCAAACTATGGGAAACTTACCAGCATGCACTTCTATGGTTGGAAGTTGGTAAGTCAGGACTCAAGGAATGCACACTCGAGGTACCAAGGGACAAATATGCTGCTTCAGAGGTAGGAACAGCACTTAACAGCCTTTTTATTCTTTCTGCAGGGCCTGAAGACCGGCATGTACTACCTGCGAACGAAGCCTGCCGCCAACCCAATTCAGTTCACTCTGAACAAGGAGAAATTAAAGGAGGCCCAGTCGACCAAGAGTGCAGAGGAAGAAACCAAAGAGCGAAACATCGCAGCCATGGTTTGTTCCTTAGCAAATAAAGATGAATGCCTAATGTGTGGTTCCTGAGTAAAGTGTGCAACTCCCCCACAATCTCTCTCCTTCACTGCCATTCTCCCACTGAAAATGTGTTGTTTATGCTTATTTtgtacaggattttttttttttcacatatgtTATTGTCTTCGTATCACAAAtcttttcagtttttatttaatgGGATTTTTATGATgaagtctttgtgttttttataaCATTAATAGGGTTTGATTAATTAATAGATAATAGATTTATCAATTAAGTTTTTTAACATGCGGGTtgtatgaatgaatttgatGTTGATCTGTGTTTAAGATGCATTAAAAGTCATTAACTTGTCATTAAGAATCTCAAACCTACTCAGAACAGCAACAAACTAAAGCAGAGATGGTGAATTATGCAACGCTGCAATGAAAGGCAACATTCCTGCGTGTTTTTCCACAGGAAAAGGTGATGCAGCAGCTGATGAATTAATGGCCAAGTGTGTTCATAGATGAGACCTCAGGGGAGCAGAATGTGTTAAACAAGCCGAGACCTGCATGATTACGCTGCAGCAACAGGGATAGTTTAGCTGAAAAGAGACACTTAAGGAAcatgaagtcaaatcattaCTCAGCTCAGAATCCGTGACACTGTGATTCAGATATGTAGTCAGAAACAAACATAATTCAAACTATTTAATTATACAAAACATTAACTGAACGCATAGCTTTCTTCCTCATCATCACGTGTCACACTCGAAATCAAAACAATCAGCAGAGAAGATTAAACATACAAGTAGGAAGTGACGGTTTACAATAAAAGTACAACTTGAGGCTCAACCAGACAATTTCCTAATCAGAAGATAATCTGATCCTGACTGCTGAATTCAACAGGTACACAGACTGTCTTTGAGGTAAATCTATTGGTAATCTAAACACCTGAAGAAACGATCTTGTTCTAGTCTAGATGACagagaattgattttaaaaataaaacttgaaTAGATCCATATGTAGTGGAAGGTAAACTAGCTAACTTAGAATCTAATTCACTTTTCCAGCCATTGAGTTGACGGATTGTCTTATTAAACTACATTTTTCTAACAATTTCATGGATTAAGATGGGAATAATATCTGAATAGATAGATGATGTATCCATAGAAACTACATCTACCTCCTAACATCCTCTGAGCTCACTTGTTAGCACTTTATAAGTTAACAGCAGTCTTATGTGCTGAACTTCATTTCATAGAAGTAGAAATTCAGATTTAGGACAATTCTGCAAATATCAGTGATTGATTGCGCAGTCATAGTGCAAACTGAGGGGCTAAACTCATCGCTGCGCTGTTAAGCTTCCACTGGTGTGCCATCGATCGATCCTCCACCCTCTCGTGAACCGAAGCCCGTGTCCTGCGAGCTGTCGCTTCCCGTCGGAGAGGGAATCAATTTCATTCCGGGTTTCTCTTCTCGCTCCCTGACATGAGATTTTTCTGCTACATTACTCTCAAACTTCCGACCCTTCACCCATCCTGCCtccacttttctttctttgagcTCAATGTCTCTGAACttgttcattattttctttgtttctgtcaTTTCACAGCTGACTTTGATGCTCTCAGTGTGCTCAGCCGTGGTCTCCATTACTttcccctctgcccccgttttaGTCTCTCCCTCCTTTCTAATATCTGCCTCCTTCTGTATGGTCTCGGCCTTCCCTTTTTCTTCTACATCATGACAACTAGTCCCTTCTGTCACCTCCACTTTCACTTTATCGTCACTATTTTCACTTTTGTCGGATTCTGCCAGCTCATTTTTCTCAGTTTCCTTCTTATCCCCCTGCTCTGCTTTGGCTCGCCCTTCCTCCATTTTCACCACTTCACAGTCTGTTTCCTGTGGTGATGCTTCTGCTCCACATTCCTCCACCTGGTTCGGTTGTGTGTCTGACCCCCCCTGTACTTCTGAATCAGCCTTGTCTTTATCCACACTTTCCTCTCCATGATGCACAGTTACTTTGAGTGATGTGTTTTTGTCATCTTGGCAATGGTTAAACCCTCTGAAATGATTTTTTGCACCAGTGATATATTTCCCCAGCACCGAGGACCCATCCTTGGTCAATGCATCGTTTGCAGCATGTCCATCAGCCATCAGAAGTTGCTGGATCACTTTCATCTCACCATGCATCCTGGACACTGCTTTATTCAGCTCAGTGATCCGATTACCAATATCTAAGAAGAGAAAATACTTAAATCACACCACAGCAAACTGATTTTCTGATTAAACACAATAACATTCCCTTTGAAACACTTTGT encodes:
- the rnf121 gene encoding E3 ubiquitin ligase RNF121, whose product is MAGVFEVEVDGVEHDHGLEHHNEPNQFDLSKLSPEEKWRVEHAKMHAKHKGHEAMHAEMVLILIVTLVVAQLVLVQWKQRHAKSYNLVTLFQMWVVPLYFTTKLHWWRFLTTWFIFSVITAYISFRATRKPLACTTPRLVYKWFLLLYKISYATGIVGYSVVMFTLFGINLIFRIKPEDAMDFGVSLLFYGLYYGVLGRDFAEMCADFMASTVGYYSASGMPTKHLSDDICAVCGQPILVDVSEEGIIENTYRLSCNHVFHEFCIRGWCIVGKKQMCPYCKEKVDLKRVFSNPWERPHVMYGQLLDWLRYLVAWQPVIIGFVQGINYVLGLE
- the LOC142401701 gene encoding ribonucleoside-diphosphate reductase large subunit-like, with the protein product MHVIKRDGRHEAVSFDKITSRIQKLCYGLNCDFVDPAQITMKVIQGLYSGVTTVELDTLAAETAATLTTKHPDYAVLAARIAVSNLHKETKKVFSDVMEDLYNYVNPFNKCHSPMISKETLDIVLENKARLNSSIIFDRDFSYNFFGFKTLERSYLLKINGKVAERPQHMLMRVAVGIHKGDTDAAIETYNLLSEKWFTHASPTLFNAGTNRPQLSSCFLLAMKDDSIDGIYDTLKQCALISKSAGGIGLAVSCIRATGSYIAGTNGMSNGLVPMLRVYNNTARYVDQGGNKRPGAFAVYLEPWHADVFDFLELKKNTGKEEQRARDLFFALWIPDLFMKRVESNQDWSLMCPSDCPGLEECWGEEFEELYTRYEKEGRVKRVVKAQQLWHAVIESQIETGTPYMLYKDACNRKTNQQNLGTIKSSNLCTEIVEYTSKDEVAVCNLASIALNMYVTAEKTFDFKKLASVTKVIVKNLNKIIDINYYPVPEAERSNKRHRPIGIGVQGLADAFILMRYPFESPEAQLLNIQIFETIYYAALEASCELAAECGAYETYTGSPVSKGNLQYDMWGKTPTDLWDWKALKEKIAKHGVRNSLLLAPMPTASTAQILGNNESIEAYTSNIYTRRVLSGEFQIVNPHLLKDLTERGLWNEEMKNQLIAQNGSIQEIKEIPDDLKQLYKTVWEISQKTVLKMAADRGAYIDQSQSLNIHIAEPNYGKLTSMHFYGWKLGLKTGMYYLRTKPAANPIQFTLNKEKLKEAQSTKSAEEETKERNIAAMVCSLANKDECLMCGS